In a single window of the Dreissena polymorpha isolate Duluth1 chromosome 3, UMN_Dpol_1.0, whole genome shotgun sequence genome:
- the LOC127874670 gene encoding fos-related antigen 2-like isoform X3: protein MSDRLSTEMHESIVSIDPHLNPRVKQEVKSHVLSSRRKRGLSDIDIQEKMPKVEQELTPYELDKKERRKAQNRRAAEKCRKKKQKENQEMAKCYDEEVIKNKMLQDENQRLRQEKEMLQKILEEHQFMCQRAISPSPNNTPGFENKTNFDFTFVSCATGYPAPCQSGIPRETTTPFQMEEEPDVFQGNDFYPTTIFADQIKSEVDCNAPSCAVANLSSLPDLGDLDFMGILNPVSPEEICQYGRQSISDFQDM, encoded by the exons ATGAGCGACCGGCTGTCCACCGAAATGCATGAAAGCATCGTTTCAATCGACCCCCATCTCAATCCACGCGTAAAACAGGAAGTCAAGAGCCACGTGCTTAGCTCGCGCCGGAAACGGGGTCTATCTGACATAGACATACAGGAAAAAATGCCGAAGGTGGAACAG GAGCTGACCCCTTACGAGCTGGATAAGAAGGAGCGGCGGAAGGCACAGAATCGCCGCGCAGCCGAGAAGTGCCGGAAGAAAAAGCAGAAGGAAAACCAGGAGATGGCGAAG TGTTATGACGAAGAAGTCATTAAGAATAAGATGCTACAGGACGAAAATCAACGTCTCAGGCAGGAAAAGGAAATGTTGCAGAAAATACTGGAAGAGCATCAGTTCATGTGTCAGCGAGCGATTTCTCCCTCCCCAAACAACACACCGGGGTTCGAAAACAAGACGAACTTTGATTTCACCTTCGTGTCTTGCGCAACCGGATATCCGGCCCCGTGCCAGTCCGGCATCCCACGAGAAACGACTACCCCATTTCAAATGGAGGAAGAGCCGGATGTGTTTCAAGGGAATGACTTTTACCCGACGACGATCTTCGCCGACCAAATCAAATCGGAAGTAGATTGCAACGCTCCATCATGTGCCGTTGCGAACTTGTCTTCCCTCCCAGATCTTGGTGACTTAGATTTCATGGGCATTTTGAACCCCGTAAGTCCAGAAGAAATCTGCCAATATGGGCGTCAGAGTATCAGTGACTTTCAGGACATGTAG
- the LOC127874670 gene encoding fos-related antigen 2-like isoform X1: protein MDGIYPKPNTMSDRLSTEMHESIVSIDPHLNPRVKQEVKSHVLSSRRKRGLSDIDIQEKMPKVEQELTPYELDKKERRKAQNRRAAEKCRKKKQKENQEMAKCYDEEVIKNKMLQDENQRLRQEKEMLQKILEEHQFMCQRAISPSPNNTPGFENKTNFDFTFVSCATGYPAPCQSGIPRETTTPFQMEEEPDVFQGNDFYPTTIFADQIKSEVDCNAPSCAVANLSSLPDLGDLDFMGILNPVSPEEICQYGRQSISDFQDM, encoded by the exons aACACGATGAGCGACCGGCTGTCCACCGAAATGCATGAAAGCATCGTTTCAATCGACCCCCATCTCAATCCACGCGTAAAACAGGAAGTCAAGAGCCACGTGCTTAGCTCGCGCCGGAAACGGGGTCTATCTGACATAGACATACAGGAAAAAATGCCGAAGGTGGAACAG GAGCTGACCCCTTACGAGCTGGATAAGAAGGAGCGGCGGAAGGCACAGAATCGCCGCGCAGCCGAGAAGTGCCGGAAGAAAAAGCAGAAGGAAAACCAGGAGATGGCGAAG TGTTATGACGAAGAAGTCATTAAGAATAAGATGCTACAGGACGAAAATCAACGTCTCAGGCAGGAAAAGGAAATGTTGCAGAAAATACTGGAAGAGCATCAGTTCATGTGTCAGCGAGCGATTTCTCCCTCCCCAAACAACACACCGGGGTTCGAAAACAAGACGAACTTTGATTTCACCTTCGTGTCTTGCGCAACCGGATATCCGGCCCCGTGCCAGTCCGGCATCCCACGAGAAACGACTACCCCATTTCAAATGGAGGAAGAGCCGGATGTGTTTCAAGGGAATGACTTTTACCCGACGACGATCTTCGCCGACCAAATCAAATCGGAAGTAGATTGCAACGCTCCATCATGTGCCGTTGCGAACTTGTCTTCCCTCCCAGATCTTGGTGACTTAGATTTCATGGGCATTTTGAACCCCGTAAGTCCAGAAGAAATCTGCCAATATGGGCGTCAGAGTATCAGTGACTTTCAGGACATGTAG
- the LOC127874670 gene encoding fos-related antigen 2-like isoform X2, which produces MLWNTMSDRLSTEMHESIVSIDPHLNPRVKQEVKSHVLSSRRKRGLSDIDIQEKMPKVEQELTPYELDKKERRKAQNRRAAEKCRKKKQKENQEMAKCYDEEVIKNKMLQDENQRLRQEKEMLQKILEEHQFMCQRAISPSPNNTPGFENKTNFDFTFVSCATGYPAPCQSGIPRETTTPFQMEEEPDVFQGNDFYPTTIFADQIKSEVDCNAPSCAVANLSSLPDLGDLDFMGILNPVSPEEICQYGRQSISDFQDM; this is translated from the exons ATGCTTTGG aACACGATGAGCGACCGGCTGTCCACCGAAATGCATGAAAGCATCGTTTCAATCGACCCCCATCTCAATCCACGCGTAAAACAGGAAGTCAAGAGCCACGTGCTTAGCTCGCGCCGGAAACGGGGTCTATCTGACATAGACATACAGGAAAAAATGCCGAAGGTGGAACAG GAGCTGACCCCTTACGAGCTGGATAAGAAGGAGCGGCGGAAGGCACAGAATCGCCGCGCAGCCGAGAAGTGCCGGAAGAAAAAGCAGAAGGAAAACCAGGAGATGGCGAAG TGTTATGACGAAGAAGTCATTAAGAATAAGATGCTACAGGACGAAAATCAACGTCTCAGGCAGGAAAAGGAAATGTTGCAGAAAATACTGGAAGAGCATCAGTTCATGTGTCAGCGAGCGATTTCTCCCTCCCCAAACAACACACCGGGGTTCGAAAACAAGACGAACTTTGATTTCACCTTCGTGTCTTGCGCAACCGGATATCCGGCCCCGTGCCAGTCCGGCATCCCACGAGAAACGACTACCCCATTTCAAATGGAGGAAGAGCCGGATGTGTTTCAAGGGAATGACTTTTACCCGACGACGATCTTCGCCGACCAAATCAAATCGGAAGTAGATTGCAACGCTCCATCATGTGCCGTTGCGAACTTGTCTTCCCTCCCAGATCTTGGTGACTTAGATTTCATGGGCATTTTGAACCCCGTAAGTCCAGAAGAAATCTGCCAATATGGGCGTCAGAGTATCAGTGACTTTCAGGACATGTAG